Proteins encoded within one genomic window of Oryza glaberrima chromosome 12, OglaRS2, whole genome shotgun sequence:
- the LOC127757863 gene encoding amino acid permease 3-like — protein MVQIEPLEVSLEAGNQADSALLDDDGRPRRTGTFWTASAHIITAVIGSGVLSLPWATAQLGWVAGPAVMVVFGGVTYFTATLQAECYRTGDEETGARNYTYIGAVRAILGGANAKLCGIIQYANLVGTAIGYTIAASISMQAIKRAGCFHANGHNVPCHISSTPYMLIFGAFEIVFSQIPDFHEIWWLSIVAAVMSFTYSGVGLGLGIAQTVADGGFRGTIAGVTNVTATQKAWRSLQALGNIAFAFAFSNVYTEIQDTIKAPPPSEAKVMKQASLLSIVATSVFYALCGWMGYAAFGNAAPDNLLTGFGFFEPFWLVDAANVAIAVHLIGAYQVYCQPVFAFVERKASRRWPDSGFVNSELRVGPFAISAFRLAWRSVFVCFTTVVAMALPFFGVIVGLLGAISFWPLTVYLPTEMYIAQRGVRRGSALWIGLRALAVAGFIVSAAATTGAVANFVGDFMKFRPFSG, from the coding sequence ATGGTTCAGATCGAGCCGCTCGAGGTGTCACTGGAGGCCGGCAACCAGGCGGACTCGGCGTtgctcgacgacgacgggcggccGCGCCGCACCGGCACGTTCTGGACGGCGAGCGCGCACATCATCACCGCCGTGATCGGGTCCGGGGTGCTGTCTCTGCCGTGGGCGACGGCGCAGCTCGGGTGGGTCGCCGGGCCCGCCGTGATGGTGGTGTTCGGCGGCGTCACCTACTTCACCGCCACGCTCCAGGCCGAGTGCTACCGCACCGGCGACGAGGAGACCGGCGCCCGCAACTACACCTACATCGGCGCCGTGCGCGCCATCCTCGGCGGCGCCAACGCCAAGCTCTGCGGCATCATCCAGTACGCCAACCTCGTCGGCACCGCCATCGGCTACACCATCGCCGCCTCCATCAGCATGCAGGCCATCAAGAGGGCGGGCTGCTTCCACGCCAATGGCCACAACGTCCCGTGCCACATCTCGAGCACCCCGTACATGCTCATCTTCGGCGCCTTCGAGATCGTCTTCTCGCAGATCCCCGACTTCCACGAGATCTGGTGGCtgtccatcgtcgccgccgtcatgtCCTTCACCTACTccggcgtcggcctcggcctcggcatCGCCCAGACCGTCGCCGACGGCGGGTTCCGCGGCACGATCGCCGGCGTCACCAACGTCACCGCCACGCAGAAGGCGTGGCGGTCGCTGCAGGCGCTGGGCAACATCGCCTTCGCGTTCGCCTTCTCCAACGTGTACACCGAGATCCAGGACACGAtcaaggcgccgccgccgtcggaggcGAAGGTGATGAAGCAGGCGTCGCTGCTGAGCATCGTGGCGACGTCGGTGTTCTACGCGCTGTGCGGGTGGATGGGCTACGCGGCGTTCGGCAACGCGGCGCCGGACAACCTCCTCACCGGATTCGGCTTCTTCGAGCCGTTCTggctcgtcgacgccgccaacgtcgccatcgccgtgcacCTCATCGGCGCCTACCAGGTGTACTGCCAGCCGGTCTTCGCCTTCGTCGAGCGCAAGGCGTCGCGCCGGTGGCCCGACAGCGGCTTCGTCAACAGCGAGCTCCGGGTGGGCCCCTTCGCCATCAGCGCGTTCCGGCTGGCGTGGCGCTCGGTGTTCGTCTGCTTCACCACCGTGGTCGCCATGGCGCTGCCCTTCTTCGGCGTCAtcgtcggcctcctcggcgCCATATCCTTCTGGCCGCTCACCGTCTACCTCCCCACGGAGATGTACATCGCGCAgcgcggcgtgcggcgcggcAGCGCACTGTGGATCGGGCTCAgggcgctcgccgtcgccggcttcATCGtgtcggccgccgccaccacgggcGCCGTCGCCAACTTCGTCGGCGACTTCATGAAATTCCGTCCCTTCAGTGGATAG